Sequence from the Streptomyces sp. R33 genome:
CGCGTACAGCTCGCGGAAGATGTTGTCCAGGCTGGGCGGCCACGGGCTGACGTCGGGCGCGACCGAGAACGACAGGCCCATCGCGTGCCCCGGGGTGGGGTACGGGTCCTGGCCGACGATCAGCACCTTCACGTCGTCGAAGGGCTGCTGGAAGGCGCGCAGTACGTTCGCCCCGGCCGGCAGGTACGTCCTCCCCGCCGCGATCTCGGAGCGAAGGAAGTCGCCCATCGCGGCGATCTGCGCCGCCACCGGCTCCAGAGCCCGGGCCCAGCCCGGCTCGACGATCTCGTTCAACGGTCGTGCTGCCACGGGGAGTCACTCTACTGGCCGATTCAGTGAGCCAGCACCGCCGCCCGTACGCACAGCACGTCCGGCAGGTGCTCGGCCAGCAGCTGCCAGCTGTCCCCGTCGTCGTGGCTGGCGTACAGCTCGCCGTTGCGGTTGCCGAAGTAGACCCCCGCCGGGTCCGCGTCGTCCGTGCACAGGGCGTCCCGCAGCACCGTCCCGTAGTGGTCCCCGGCCGGCAGCCCGCGCGTGAGCGGCTCCCAGGTGGCGCCCGCGTCCTGCGTACGGAAGACGCGGCAGCGGTGCTCCGCCGGGACCCGGTCGGAGTCGGCGTTGAGCGGGAAGACGTACGCGGTGTCCGGCCGGTGCGGGTGCGCGGCCACCGCGAAGCCGAAGTCGGAGGGCAGGCCCGCGCCGATGTCGGTCCACCGGGCCCCGGCGTCGTCGCTGCGGTACACGCCCCAGTGGTTCTGCAGGTACAGCCGCTTCCGGTTCCCGGCGTCCTGGGCGACCTTGTGCACGCACTGGCCGAACTCCGGATGCGGATCCGGCAGGAACACCGCCGAGACCCCCTCGTTGGACGGGGCCCAGCCGGCCCCGCCGTCCAGGGTGCGGAACACCCCGGCGGTGGAGACCGCCACGGTCACCGCGTCGGGGTCGGCCGGGTCCGTCAGCACCGTGTGCAGGCCCTCACCGCCGCCGCCCGGCACCCAGTCCTTGCGGCTCGGGTGCTCCCACAGCGGGCGGACCAGCTCGAAGGACTTCCCGCGGTCCGTCGAGCGGAACAGCGCGGCCGGCTCCGTCCCCGCGTAGACGACGTCCGGCGCCTCCGGGCCGGCCGGATGCAGCTGCCAGACCCGCTCCAGCGAGGCGCCGGTGTCCTTCGGGAACTTCACGGCGGGCTCGGCGGGCTCCTGCCAGCTCGCCCCCAGGTCGTCGGAGCTGAACACGGCCGGCCCCCAGTGCGAGCTGTCCGCGCCGACGAGCAGCCGGGGTACCGACTCCCGCCGGTCGACCGCGACGGCGTAGACGGCCTGGGCGTTGAAATGCGGCCCGTCGAGCTCCCAGGGGCCGCCGCCCCGCCTGCGGCCGATGAAGAGGCCCTTGCGGGTCCCTGCGAGCAGGAGCACCTCGGACATGGTCGACACCTCCGGACTGCGCCGTCACGGGCGTGCTGAACTTCGTTCCAGCCAGTCTGCACCCGCCCGCCGACAGCGGCCGGGCAGCCGCTCCGCTGCGCTGACCAGCCGGTCGCCATCGATCAACAGGCGTATCCAAAGGGTGGCTACTTGATCGTAGGAGTCCGAAAGGGGTTGACTTCCACCTCTGCCACCGCACGAGAGGCACTACGTGGCCACCGAGCACCTTTCGCCGCTCGACCTCGCCTTCTGGCGGATCGAATCCGCCACCCACCCCATGCACCTCGGCGCCCTCGCGGTCTTCGAAGCCGCCCCGCAGGACACGGGCCCCGATTCCGCCGCCGGCCCCGGCCGGGGGCCCGACCCGGCGGTCCGTGCCGCCGCACTGCTCACCGCCCGCTGCACCGCCGTCCCCGGCCTGCGCCGCCGCATCCACGACGTGCTGCTGCCGTTCGGCGCGGCCGCCTGGTCGCCCGACGCGGACTTCGATCCGGCCCGGCACGTGTTCCTCGTGCGCACCGGCGACCCGCAGGCCGCCGCCGGGCCCCTCATGGCGCGGCCGCTGGACCGCAGCCGCCCGCCCTGGGAGGCGCACGTCCTGGCCGGGCCCGATCCGGGATCGTTCGCGGTGCTCTTCAAGTTCCACCACGCCCTCGCCGACGGGCTCGGCGCCCTCGCGCTGGCGGCCATGCTCTTCGACGAGGGCCCGACCGTACGGGGTCCCGCGCGGCCGGCCCCCGTACCGCAGCCCGGCGGCTCCGCCCTGCGCAGCCTTCCCGGGGTCCTGGCCGCCCGGGTCCAGGACGTCGGCCAGGCGCTGGAGATCGGCGCGTCCGTCGCCCGCGCCGGCCTGCCCCTCGGTGTCCCGGCCGCCCTGACGGCCGTTCCGGCGCAGACCGGCACCCGCGCGGTCGCGGGCCTCGCGCTCGACCTCGACGACGTCAACCGCATCCGGAAGGTCGCCGGAGGCACCGTCAACGACGTCCTGATCGCCATGGTCGCGGGCGCCCTGCGGCGCTGGCTGGTGGGCCGTGGCGACCCCGAGCCGGAGGGGCCCGGGCCGCGCGCCCTGATACCGGTCTCCCGTCGTCGGCCGGGCGGCGCGCAGTACGGCAACCGGCTCTCCGGCTACCTGCTCCGGCTGCCCCTCGCCGAGCCGGACCCGCTGCTGCGCCTGCACCGGGTGCGGACCGGCATGGACCGCAACAAGGAGGCCGGACCCGCCCGCGGCGCCGGGGCCGTCGCGCTGCTGGCCGACCACGTCCACCCGCTCGGCCACCGGCTCGGCGGCCCGCTGGTCGCGCAGGCGGCCCGGCTGCTCTTCGACATCCTGGTCACCAGCGTCCCGCTGCCCAGCTTCACCTTCTCCCTCGGCGGCAGCCGGGTCCGGGAGGTCTATCCGCTCGCCCCGCTCGCCCGCGGCCACTCACTCGCGGTCGCGGTCTCCACGTACAAGGGCACGGTCCACTACGGCCTGGTCGCCGATGGGGCGGCGGTGCCGGACCTGGCGGCCCTGGCAGAGGCGCTGCACGCCGAGCTCGACGAGCTTGTACGAGAAGTCTCGTAGTACGAGTAATTTCGTAGTACGGTGATGCTCGTACAAGCCGCCGATCGCCGGCGTGCCCCGCCACATCCGGAGAGTCCTTCATGAGTGCTGCCCCGCTCGCCCCCGCGACCCCTGCCGCCGGCGTTCCCGCCGCCTTCGCCGCCCTCTTCGCCCCCCTCACCCTGCGCTCGGTCACCGTCCCGAACCGGGTGTGGATGGCACCGATGTGCCAGCACGTCGCCGAGGCCTCCGGCCCGAACGCGGGCGTGGCCCACGCCTGGCACTTCGCGCACTACGCCGCCCGCGCGGTGGGCGGCACCGGCCTGATCCTCCAGGAGGCCACCGCCGTCTCCCCGGAGGGCCGCATCTCCCCGTACGACCTCGGCATCTGGAACGACGCCCAGGTCGAGGCGCTCCGCCCGATCACCTCGTTCATCAAGGCCCAGGGCGCCATCCCGGCGATTCAGATCGCCCACGCCGGGCGCAAGGCCTCGACCGGCCGCCCCTGGGAAGGCGGCCGCTACGTCGGCCCCGAGGCTGACGGCTGGCTGCCGAGCGCACCGAGCCCGGTGCCGTTCGCCGAGGGCGACCCGGTGCCGCACGAGCTGACAAGGGCCGAGATCCACGAGATCACCGGCCGGTTCGCGGCCGCCGCGCGGCGTGCACTGGCCGCCGGCTACGAGGTCGTCGAGATCCACGGCGCCCACGGCTACCTCATAGGCCAGTTCCTCTCCTCGCAGATCAACCGGCGCACCGACGAGTACGGCGGCTCCTTCGAGAACCGGGCCCGTTTCGCCGTCGAAGTCGTCGACGCCGTACGGGCGGTGTGGCCCGAGGAGCTGCCGCTGTTCTTCCGGGTCTCCGCCACCGACTGGCTGGAGGAGTCCGGCTGGACCCCCGAGGACACGGTCCGGCTGGCAGGGCTGCTCCAGGCGCACGGGGTGGACCTGCTGGACGTGTCCAGCGGCGGGCTGGCCCCGAAGGCGGACATCCCGGTGGGCCCGGGCTACCAGGTGCCGTTCGCGGCCGAGGTCAAGGCCCGGACCGGCCTCCCGGTGGCCGCCGTCGGGCTGATCACCGAGCCCGAGCAGGCCGGGAAGATCCTGGCCGACGGGCAGGCGGACGCGGTCCTGCTGGGCCGCGAACTGCTGCGCGACCCGTACTGGGCCCGCCGCGCGGCCGCCGAACTCGGCGCCGGGGTCAGGGTCCCCACCCCGTACCACCGCGCCTGGTAGGGGAACCGAGGGGTGGTCCGGTCGCCCGGTGTACTACGGTGTTTCTCGTACAACACACCGGACCGGGGGCGAACGGAGCAGCAGACGTGACGGATACGGCCACCACCCGTGCGCTCGCCCACCCCGAACCCGCGGAGATCCGGCTCGAGGCGGTACTGCACGCGCTGTCGGACCCGGTGCGGCTGTCGATCGTGCGGGACCTCGCGGTCACGCCGGACGAGCTGGCGTGCTCGTACTTCGTCCTCCCCGTCACCAAGTCGACGACCACGCACCACTTCCGCGTCCTGCGGGAGGCCGGCGTGATCCGCCAGACCTACCGCGGGACGGCGAAGATGAACGACCTGCGCCGTGCGGAGCTGGAGAGCCTGTTCCCAGGGCTGCTCGACAGCGTGCTCAGCGCCGCCGATGCGGAGGAGGCCCGCGGGGCGGACACTCCCTAGCCGCCAGTGGCCGCGCCCAGCAGGCCCGTCCAGTCCGGGATCTTCACCGAGCCGCGCCCCAGCGAGCGCCCCAGGTCGGCCTCCGCCGCCTCGATCGCGAGCCAGCCCGGCCACTCCACGGGGTGGAGTCCCGCCGCCCGCAGCGCGTCCAGCGGGTCGCCCGGCAGCTCCCGGCGGGCCAGCGCCCCCGCGTCCTGCAGCAGCGAGGAGGCCGTCTCCTTGGCGCAGGGCCGGTTGGTGCCGATCACACCGGTCGGGCCGCGCTTGATCCAGCCCGCGACGTACTCGCCGACCGAGGCCCGGCCCGCGCGCATCACCCGTCCCGCGGCGTGCGGGACCGTGGCCTTCGCGGGGTCGAACGGCAGACCGGGCAGCGGGACGCCCTGGTACCCCACCGAGCGCAGCACCAGCTGCGCCTCGACGTCCTCGTACACGCCCGTCCCGGTGACCCCGCCGCGGCCGTCCGGGGCGGTCCGCTCGAAGCGCATCCCGGTGACCCGGCCGTCGGGGCCGCCCAGCACCTCCACCGGGCGCAGGTAGAACCGCAGGGCGATCCGGCGCCCGGCGTCGCCAGGGTCCTGCCTGGCCCAGCCGCGCAGCACCTCGAGGTTGCGCCGGGCCACCGCGGGCAGCGCGGCGGCTGCGCCCGGGTCGGCGTACGCGGGGTCGAGCGCGAGCTCGGCGGGGTCCACCACGGCGGCCACGCCCGGCAGCGTGCCCAGCTCCCGCAGCTCCTTGGTGGTGAACTTGCCCTGCGAGGGCCCGCGTCGGGCCACCATCGACACCGACTTCACCCCGCTCTCGGCGAGTGCGCCGAGGGCCGGCTGGGGCATGTCGGTCGGGGCCAGCTCGGGCTCGCCCCGCGCCAGCATCCGCGTCACGTCCACGGCGACGTTGCCCGCCCCGACGACCACCGCCGAGTCCACTCCGGGCAGGTCGAAGGCCTCGCCCACGGCGTCCGGGTGCCCGCTGTACCAGGCGACGAACGCCGTCGCGGAATGCACCCCGGCCAGCTCCTCGCCGGGGATGCCGAGCATCCGGTCGCGGGCGGCGCCCACGCAGTACACCACCGCGTGGTACAGCTCCAGCAGCCGTTCGGTGGTCAGCTGCGGCCCGCCGACCTCGACGTTGCCGAGGAAGCGGA
This genomic interval carries:
- a CDS encoding sialidase family protein, which gives rise to MSEVLLLAGTRKGLFIGRRRGGGPWELDGPHFNAQAVYAVAVDRRESVPRLLVGADSSHWGPAVFSSDDLGASWQEPAEPAVKFPKDTGASLERVWQLHPAGPEAPDVVYAGTEPAALFRSTDRGKSFELVRPLWEHPSRKDWVPGGGGEGLHTVLTDPADPDAVTVAVSTAGVFRTLDGGAGWAPSNEGVSAVFLPDPHPEFGQCVHKVAQDAGNRKRLYLQNHWGVYRSDDAGARWTDIGAGLPSDFGFAVAAHPHRPDTAYVFPLNADSDRVPAEHRCRVFRTQDAGATWEPLTRGLPAGDHYGTVLRDALCTDDADPAGVYFGNRNGELYASHDDGDSWQLLAEHLPDVLCVRAAVLAH
- a CDS encoding wax ester/triacylglycerol synthase family O-acyltransferase — its product is MATEHLSPLDLAFWRIESATHPMHLGALAVFEAAPQDTGPDSAAGPGRGPDPAVRAAALLTARCTAVPGLRRRIHDVLLPFGAAAWSPDADFDPARHVFLVRTGDPQAAAGPLMARPLDRSRPPWEAHVLAGPDPGSFAVLFKFHHALADGLGALALAAMLFDEGPTVRGPARPAPVPQPGGSALRSLPGVLAARVQDVGQALEIGASVARAGLPLGVPAALTAVPAQTGTRAVAGLALDLDDVNRIRKVAGGTVNDVLIAMVAGALRRWLVGRGDPEPEGPGPRALIPVSRRRPGGAQYGNRLSGYLLRLPLAEPDPLLRLHRVRTGMDRNKEAGPARGAGAVALLADHVHPLGHRLGGPLVAQAARLLFDILVTSVPLPSFTFSLGGSRVREVYPLAPLARGHSLAVAVSTYKGTVHYGLVADGAAVPDLAALAEALHAELDELVREVS
- a CDS encoding NADH:flavin oxidoreductase/NADH oxidase — protein: MSAAPLAPATPAAGVPAAFAALFAPLTLRSVTVPNRVWMAPMCQHVAEASGPNAGVAHAWHFAHYAARAVGGTGLILQEATAVSPEGRISPYDLGIWNDAQVEALRPITSFIKAQGAIPAIQIAHAGRKASTGRPWEGGRYVGPEADGWLPSAPSPVPFAEGDPVPHELTRAEIHEITGRFAAAARRALAAGYEVVEIHGAHGYLIGQFLSSQINRRTDEYGGSFENRARFAVEVVDAVRAVWPEELPLFFRVSATDWLEESGWTPEDTVRLAGLLQAHGVDLLDVSSGGLAPKADIPVGPGYQVPFAAEVKARTGLPVAAVGLITEPEQAGKILADGQADAVLLGRELLRDPYWARRAAAELGAGVRVPTPYHRAW
- a CDS encoding helix-turn-helix transcriptional regulator, which produces MTDTATTRALAHPEPAEIRLEAVLHALSDPVRLSIVRDLAVTPDELACSYFVLPVTKSTTTHHFRVLREAGVIRQTYRGTAKMNDLRRAELESLFPGLLDSVLSAADAEEARGADTP
- a CDS encoding FAD-dependent oxidoreductase, with protein sequence MLRVAVVGSGPSGVYAAQTLVQQREVPGVRVDVLDRLPAPYGLVRYGVAPDHEKIKSLQGSLRTVLEDERIRFLGNVEVGGPQLTTERLLELYHAVVYCVGAARDRMLGIPGEELAGVHSATAFVAWYSGHPDAVGEAFDLPGVDSAVVVGAGNVAVDVTRMLARGEPELAPTDMPQPALGALAESGVKSVSMVARRGPSQGKFTTKELRELGTLPGVAAVVDPAELALDPAYADPGAAAALPAVARRNLEVLRGWARQDPGDAGRRIALRFYLRPVEVLGGPDGRVTGMRFERTAPDGRGGVTGTGVYEDVEAQLVLRSVGYQGVPLPGLPFDPAKATVPHAAGRVMRAGRASVGEYVAGWIKRGPTGVIGTNRPCAKETASSLLQDAGALARRELPGDPLDALRAAGLHPVEWPGWLAIEAAEADLGRSLGRGSVKIPDWTGLLGAATGG